Within Planctomycetia bacterium, the genomic segment CGAACGCAACCTGCCGGACGTGGTCGAACAACTACGGCGATACCGGCTCGACCGGTTCATCTATCCCGGCGCGGAAATCGAGCAGCCGGCGCCGGTCTGGAATGACGCGATGAAGCCCGACGACAGCTATTGGAAAGTGAACCCGCGCCTCGTCTGGCAACCGAATGGCCCCGCGACGAACACCTGCTACTGCGCGATGGACTATCTTTACGCGTACTGGCTGATGCGGCACTTCAAGCTGGACGAGACGCCGGTGGTAAGGAAGTACCACGCGGACGTGCTGGGGCGGGAGTAGGAACATTCGGTTGTGGATGGTTAAGCCCAGGGAAGGCCCTCGGAAGCGTGGATGATAGCTAGGCTTCCGAGGGCCTTCCCTGGGCTTTTGTTGCGGCAACACACTCGTCTCGCGAGGAACTCGCGCCTTTTTCTTCCGTCCCAGCTGCATAGGATTAGACGGAATGCCGAAAACGCTCATCCCGCTGCCGCCGAACGAATACACGCGCCGCGAATCCGCCCAGGTGGATCCGCGGATCGAGCAGTTTGCTCATTGGCTTGATAGTCAATTCGCCATCCCGGGCACGAATATCCGGTTCGGTCTGGACGCCATCCTTGGGCTGTTTCCGGCGATCGGCGATTTCCTGCCGGCGATCGCCTCGCTCTACATCCTGTTTTCGGCATCGAAGTACGGCGTCCCGCGCTCGACGCTCGTCCGGATGGCCGCCAACATCGCCTTCGACTACGTGGCCGGCGCCGTCCCCGTCGCCGGCGACGTCTTCGACGTCTTCTGGAAAGCCAACGACCGCAACGCCGCGCTCCTGGCAAAACACGTCAACGCCGCGCCCGAAGAGCAACGCAAGGTTCAGCGGGACGACCGGCTGTTCGTCTTCGCCATCGCGGCGGGGTTGATGGCGATCCTCGGCATCAGCATCGCGGCCAGCTGGTTCGGGCTTTACATGCTGGTGAAACTGCTGAGCGCGTCTGTTTCCGTTTGAACCGCGGAGGCGCTGAGACGCGGAAGAGAGGAGAGGCGGAGAGGAGGATTTGAACCGCGAAACACGCGAAATGACGCGAAAAGTAGGAATGACGGAGGACGTAGGGCGGGCCGTGCAAAGAGAAAAGGCGTTTTAACTTGTTGCGCTTCGGCCTTACCGCGAACGAGCGCCGACAAGAAAGCGTAAGGCCCGCCGTTGTGGAAACGGCGGGCCTTACGCCTTGAAGTACAATGCACGTTGCGATAGGCGAGACTACCTGAGGACAATTCGTCAACTCCGCGCACGGCCCGCCCCTACAATACTTTTTCGCGATATTTTGCGTGTTTCGCGGTTAAGTCCTGTGCGTCTTTGCGCCTCCGCGGTTCAATCAACTCACCCGCCGGCGCTCCGGCGTCTTCACCGGCTCGCAGCGGGTGGCCATCTCACGCGCAGCAGCGGCAATACCATTGGCGTCCAAGCCCAAATCCGCGAGCAATTCCCCTCGTTCGCCGTGTTCGACGAAGTGATCCGGGATGCCGAGGCGTTTGATGTTCGCGGTGTCGAGTCCCGCGTCGCAGGCGGTTTCCAGCACCGCGCTGCCGAAGCCGCCCATCAGGCAGCCTTCTTCGACGGTGAGCACGAACGGCGCGTGTTCGATGGCGCGGAGGATCGTATGCGTATCGAGCGGCTTGACGAACCGGGCATTGATCACGCCGACGTCCAAGCCTTCGCTACGGAGCTTCGTGGCCGCCTTTACCGCTTGCGGCAGGAGCGCGCCGCAGCAGACGATCATGCCATCGTCGCCCCATTCCAGCACTTCGGCGCGGCCCAATTCGATCGGCGCGACTTCTCGGGCGATTGTTTCCGCATTGCATTTCGGATAACGGATCGAGCAAGAGGAATCGTGGCCCAGCGAGAAATCGAGCATCGCGGTCAAATCGGCCTCGTCGCCGGGGGCCATCACGACCATGTTCGGGAAGACGCGCAGGTACCCGATATCAAACACGCCGTGATGCGTGGGGCCGTCCGGCCCGACGACGCCGGCGCGATCGAGCATCAGCGTGACCGGCAGGTTTTGCAACGCGACTTCCTGGAACAGCTGATCGTAGCTGCGTTGCAGGAAGGTGCTGTAGATGTCGACAATCGGCCGCAACCCGCTCTTGGCCATGCCGGCCGCAAAGGCCACGGCGTGCGATTCGCAGATGCCGGTGTCATAGAAGCGGTCGGGCACGGCGTCGCGGAC encodes:
- a CDS encoding DUF4112 domain-containing protein, giving the protein MDPRIEQFAHWLDSQFAIPGTNIRFGLDAILGLFPAIGDFLPAIASLYILFSASKYGVPRSTLVRMAANIAFDYVAGAVPVAGDVFDVFWKANDRNAALLAKHVNAAPEEQRKVQRDDRLFVFAIAAGLMAILGISIAASWFGLYMLVKLLSASVSV